A window of Pelagicoccus enzymogenes genomic DNA:
GTGGCAGTCAAAGGAGTACCCAATATCGCAACGCGAACACCAGACACACCTCCACCGAACTCGGCATCGACAACGGTACCAGAAACGATACCGGAAACGCCTGCTTCTTGGGCAGACGCTTGGGTTGAAAACAGGACCACTGCTATTGTTGCCAACAACAGTTTGGCGAGGCCCCAATTGGACTTTGTTTTACGGGAATTTTGAAACATATCAGTAGATGATTAGGCCATGAAAGACTCTGAAGGCCTTATAAATCTCAATGGGAAAGACGGCCCGTCACCATCTTGTCACCTCTGCGTCACGCGTTCCGAATGTGCGTAACATTCCCGTCACATCATTGTGAATAACACACGGCTTTCGGCGCATTTTTGGCGCATGATTTGTCACATTATCCAACGCCGATGCTCCCGCACCTCCGCGCTGCGCAAAGTCCCAGATTCGCAATCAATATTCTCATTGAGGTCAGTTGAAGATTTGAAGAAACTACGCTGCCCCATGAAAATCCGCCCCTACCAAACCGAAGACGAAGCTGCCCTCATAGAATTGTGGCGGGACTGCAACTTACTCGTTCCGCACAACAATCCGCTGCTGGATATAGGGCGTAAGCTGGCCGTGAATCCCGAATGGTTCGCTGTCGGCATCGAGAAAGGCACGCTCGTTGCGTCTATCATGGCAGGCTACGATGGGCATCGCGGCTGGATCAATTACCTCGCAGTGACTCCCACTCAGCGCGGCAAGGGCTTCGCTCGCCAGCTCATGGAATTCGCCGAGACCACTCTCACAGATGCAGGCTGCCCCAAGATCAACCTGCAGATACGGTCAAGCAACCAACAGGCGCAGGCCTTCTACGAAAAACTCGGCTACACCATCGACCCAGTAGTCAGCATGGGCAAGCGCCTCATCCCGGACAACTGAACCGCCATGCAAACAGAGATACTCTACCGCAGCGAAAAGCGACTGCCCGAGGCCCAGGTCCAAGCCCTCTACCGGGCAAACCATTGGTCATCAGCCGAGCTCCCAGGAACACTATTAGCAGCCTTGGCTAATTCACACTCGCTGGTCAGCGCCTGGAAAGGCGAGACGCTGGTCGGCCTCGGCAACGCCCTGTCCGACGGGCACCTCGTGGTTTACTATCCGCACCTGCTCGTTCTTCCCGAGTATCAGGGACAAGGCATCGGCAGCGAAATCATGAAGCGGCTGCAAGCTCGCTATGCTGGCTTTCACATGCACATTCTTACCGCCGACGGAGAGGCCGTCGACTTCTACCACAAACTTGGATTCACCCGCGCCGGAAAAACCCAACCCATGTGGATCTACGAGGGAAACGACCACTAGGACGTGACTTTAAACAAGCTCCCCCGTGCCACCCGTATTCAAAGTTTCGCGACCCAGTGAGTCATCAAGTCTGAAGGAAATCGCCGTCCAATCAAAAAGCTACTGGGGCTACCCCACTGAGCTGCTGGAAAAATTGAAATCGGCCTTCCCCATCACGGAAGACTATATCGAGAGAAATTTAGTACGCACCCTTTGGGACGAATCGAGCCCTGTCGGCTTCTTCTCGATAGTGAAAGGCCCACCCGCTCTCCTAGACCACCTTTGGCTACTTCCCTCGCACATCGGCAAGGGTCACGGAATGCAAGCCCTCGAAGAGATCAACGCCCTCTGCCGGGAGGAGGGGATTTCCGAGCTCACCCTGCATTCCGACCCAAACGCCGCCGCCTTCTATCTGAAGCACGGAGCGGAACGCATCGGCGAAGTTTACAGCGAGCTCCAAAAGACCATGCTTCCAAAGCTGAAGTTTTCGATCCGACCATCCCCAAGCTCATGAAAATCGCCAACACCCACCACATGAAAGAATTCGGCTGGACCTCTCCCTCCGGCAAATTCGCCGGAGCCGGCAAGCAGGTCTCCGAGGCCCTCGGCCGCGTGCACGATTCCACCGACCTGGAAAAACGGCACCCCTTCGACGTCGAGATCCTCCGTGTTCCCCCCGGCAAGATCCCCTACCCCTACCACTCCCACAGCGCCCAGTGGGAATTTTACCATGTGCTTTCCGGCACCGGCAAAGTACGCCACCTCGAAGGAAAAGACGCCATAGGCCCCGGCGACGCCTTCCTCTTCAAGCCGGGAGAGCCGCACCAGCTGATCAACGATGGCACCGAAGACCTCATCGTCACCGTGGTCGCTGACAACCCAATCGGCGAGTCTTGCCACTATCCCGACAGCGGCAAATGGCTGGTCCGCTCCCCCAAGAGCCGACTCATCCGCTCGGAGCCGCTCGACTACTACGACGGCGAGGATGCCCGCCCCGAGTAGCCAAGCGCTGCCCCGACAGAAGTCATGAATTTGAAGTAAATCCCCAAGCTCCCCCTTGCCTCGCCCCCAGCACTTTCACTACAGTCCGATCCAATGCCACTTGTACAGATCGCCTACGCCAGCTCAGCAGCTGAGCCCTTCACCAAGGAAGAGCTTGTCGAACTGCTGAAGAAAAGCCGTCAGAAAAACCAAGAGCGCGGCATCACTGGATTGCTGCTCTACAAGGAGGGAAACTTCTTGCAGATCTTGGAAGGAGAAAGCCCCATCATCAGAGAAACCTTGCAGCGTATCGAAGCAGATCCACGCCACCGCGGGTTCCTCACCATCTTCAAGCGCAACGTGGAAGAGCGCGAATTCCCCGACTGGTCCATGGCCTTCCGCAATTTGAACGATCCGGAAATTGACCGAATTCCCGGCTACAACGAGTTCCTGAACCTGAAATTCGATCCCGAATCCCTCCAGGAAGACAGTTCTAGCGTCGAGCGCCTTATCGGCACCTTCGCCAAAGCCATCCGCTGAAGCCCTGGCTGCTAGCGGCCGCTGTCCCAGCGGACGCCCTCCACTGCTACCCGCTTCAGCCAGATCACGCATTCGCGAATTTCCCTCTTTACCCAATCGAGCCTCTATCCCTAAGTGGCAGCGTGCTCGTCAAGAAGACTATTGAATCTGCTGAAATCGCCGCGGCCATCGACTCCATGGCCGAAGCAATCGCATCCGCCCACCCGAAGGCCGATAACCTCGTGCTAGCCGGCATCGCCAACGGAGGCCTCCCCCTCTGCAGCCTCCTAGAAGCCGCCCTCGCAAAGCGCCTCGGCAGCTCCATCCCCAAAGCCGTCATCGATATCTCATTCCACCGCGACGACATCGGCCAACACCCCATCACCAAGGAAGTCCAAGCCACCCACATGGCCACCGACCCCGAGGACTCCACCATCATCCTCGTCGACGACGTTCTCTTCTCCGGCCGAACCGTACGCGCCGCCATCGCCGAGGTCCTAACCATCGGCCGCCCCTACCAAGTGGAGCTCGCCGTGCTCGTGGACCGCGGAAACCGCCGCCTCCCCTTCGCCGCCAACTACACCGGAATCGTAGAAGACACCACCCCCGAGCAAAAGGTTGAAGTCACCCTCGACCTCAAAGACTCCGCCAAGTCGAAGATCGAAATCATCGAAGCCTAGACAGCGTCCCCGCTCCCTCCATCCTTCATCCACCATCCTTTCCAAATGTCCTGGAACCGCAAAGACCTAATCACCATCGAGGAACTCTCCTCCGAAGAGATCAACACCCTCTTCGAAACAGCTGACGCCTTCAAGAAAGTCCTCGGCCGCAAGACCGCCAAGACCCCCGCCCTGCGCGGCAAGAACGTCGTCAATCTCTTCTTCGAAAACTCAACCCGCACCCGCGTCGCCTTCGAGATGGCCGCCAAGCGCCTCTCCGCCGACGTCACCTCGCTGGACATGAAAACCTCCAGCACCGCCAAAGGCGAAACCCTGCGCGACACCGTGGAAAACATCCGCGCCCTCGCCGCCGACATCATCATCATCCGCCACTCCGCCCCCGGCTCCGCCGGCTACATCGCCAAAATCCTCGACATCCCCGTCCTCAACGCCGGAGACGGCGCCCACGAACACCCCACCCAAGCCCTGCTCGACTGCTTCACCCTGCGCGAAAAATGGGGCGACCTCAAGGGACGCAAGATCGCCATCCTCGGCGACATCCTCTACT
This region includes:
- a CDS encoding GNAT family acetyltransferase: MKIRPYQTEDEAALIELWRDCNLLVPHNNPLLDIGRKLAVNPEWFAVGIEKGTLVASIMAGYDGHRGWINYLAVTPTQRGKGFARQLMEFAETTLTDAGCPKINLQIRSSNQQAQAFYEKLGYTIDPVVSMGKRLIPDN
- a CDS encoding GNAT family N-acetyltransferase, with the translated sequence MQTEILYRSEKRLPEAQVQALYRANHWSSAELPGTLLAALANSHSLVSAWKGETLVGLGNALSDGHLVVYYPHLLVLPEYQGQGIGSEIMKRLQARYAGFHMHILTADGEAVDFYHKLGFTRAGKTQPMWIYEGNDH
- a CDS encoding GNAT family N-acetyltransferase: MPPVFKVSRPSESSSLKEIAVQSKSYWGYPTELLEKLKSAFPITEDYIERNLVRTLWDESSPVGFFSIVKGPPALLDHLWLLPSHIGKGHGMQALEEINALCREEGISELTLHSDPNAAAFYLKHGAERIGEVYSELQKTMLPKLKFSIRPSPSS
- a CDS encoding cupin domain-containing protein produces the protein MKIANTHHMKEFGWTSPSGKFAGAGKQVSEALGRVHDSTDLEKRHPFDVEILRVPPGKIPYPYHSHSAQWEFYHVLSGTGKVRHLEGKDAIGPGDAFLFKPGEPHQLINDGTEDLIVTVVADNPIGESCHYPDSGKWLVRSPKSRLIRSEPLDYYDGEDARPE
- a CDS encoding BLUF domain-containing protein, with protein sequence MPLVQIAYASSAAEPFTKEELVELLKKSRQKNQERGITGLLLYKEGNFLQILEGESPIIRETLQRIEADPRHRGFLTIFKRNVEEREFPDWSMAFRNLNDPEIDRIPGYNEFLNLKFDPESLQEDSSSVERLIGTFAKAIR
- the pyrR gene encoding bifunctional pyr operon transcriptional regulator/uracil phosphoribosyltransferase PyrR, whose product is MLVKKTIESAEIAAAIDSMAEAIASAHPKADNLVLAGIANGGLPLCSLLEAALAKRLGSSIPKAVIDISFHRDDIGQHPITKEVQATHMATDPEDSTIILVDDVLFSGRTVRAAIAEVLTIGRPYQVELAVLVDRGNRRLPFAANYTGIVEDTTPEQKVEVTLDLKDSAKSKIEIIEA
- a CDS encoding aspartate carbamoyltransferase catalytic subunit, which translates into the protein MSWNRKDLITIEELSSEEINTLFETADAFKKVLGRKTAKTPALRGKNVVNLFFENSTRTRVAFEMAAKRLSADVTSLDMKTSSTAKGETLRDTVENIRALAADIIIIRHSAPGSAGYIAKILDIPVLNAGDGAHEHPTQALLDCFTLREKWGDLKGRKIAILGDILYSRVARSNIWAMNKLGAEVTLVGPSTLVPREFERLGAKVSHDLKSALADKDAVMLLRIQHERQNASAFPSLNEYTSMFGLNADRFSWLKKDAIIMHPGPINRGVEIDSDLADSSQSVILEQVTNGLAVRMAALYLCNGGAAEAAIA